DNA sequence from the Rhizoctonia solani chromosome 10, complete sequence genome:
AGGCTGCCCTTTTCTTGGCTATTTCTACCATGCAAGTGCCGCGCAGAATAAATGATTGATAAAAATCTGACCATAGCTTTGGTGCTATAGATTTGTGCTTGAGAGCTCAAAGCTACTGCAAGAAGATCCGGCTGATGCAACAGCCCAAACCTTGGAAACAATATCCCAGACTCTACTTTTCATAGCTCATGGAAATGAGTCTATAGCTGCGCAATCAACTGGCTTGGAGGCTTTGGATATAGATAACAAAGAATTTGTTCCTGATCCTGTGGCTGTATGCATCAATGTGCTCTGGTTTCTCTCACTTGCACTCAGTGTGGCCGCATCCTTGGTAGCTATGCTTGCAAAGGAATGGTGCTACTTGTTCATGTCAGGTTGTACCAGACAACTGTGCCTACAGGCAAGAAGGCGGCAACAGCGCTGGGACGCAATGGTGAAGTGGAAGATGCCAGAGTTGTTAATGTTTCTTCTGTCATTAATGCATATGTCTCTTTGTAAGTGtgttgttgtacaccacagtaaggtgggtacttgctggtgaaggcgggcgcttgtggtcgtattactacactggcttatgtaatctaactactaaaggctaactactaactacctaagttgcttaaggcaacaactatCTATCTACTGCcaatgcaagggggcctgaggcctggaggtgtgatgagtaggGTAAAGGGGATAACACGTTAGCAGAGCttctgggggctggctacttagctggctggagcctcctcaatgaatatgagacaaggtaaaatcaacttggggtctccaagcaattttcctgctgtatatatagacaaaggcgcactatctacatggtctgtgctcatgagaaaagaagtacatggtggAAATAAGAATTGTGCTGCGGGttgtgcagaagcgtggatttctcctagcgcccttggcacggcatcttggcgcggcatcttggcataataagcgccaagatcacgtgatctaaaaacataagataaagagtccataaaaaatagtaaaaatatcaggaAAAATCGGCAAGTCTGATAATATAATtcttgagggtgtaacactgccccccccttaaaggctcttggcggagtcacaagcctttttgagCCTAGCCTGGTTAAATTGCTTAATTTCTTCTTGGCTATGCTCCAGTagttcctctggttcccatgaattgtcctctggtctgtaccctttccattttatcagatAAAACCATTTGCCCTGTTGTTGtttagagtcaatgatttgcttgaccttgtattcttcttctccctctattgtctcagggggaggttgttCCAGGAATGGCTGGTTTGGTGATTTGTGGCTCCTGGATAGCAACCCAACAtaaaagacattgtggatttttagAGTTTCCGGTAGCTCCAGTCCCAGTCAATAGGCGTGGCTAGAGACTTTTTCAACAACTTTGAATGGGCCTAGTTGTTTGGGGTCCAAtttgtttgaattggtcctaaGTTCTATGTTCTTCCCATCTAGCCAAACCTTCTTGCCTATTGAATACTCTGGTACCGTTCCCTGACTCCTGGCCATCTGttctttgctcattctgagggccaacttggcttctttccattctcaGGCCAATGTATCTGCTACTGCATCTGCCTCCAGGACGTtggctgggacgttggaagGGTTCATTACCAGGTTACGCCCATAAACAAGTTCAAAGGGTGTTTTTCCAGTTGCTGcgtgtttggcattattgtaagCGTATTCTGCCAAAGGCAACCAGGCAGCCCAATTGGAGTGATTGGCTGCAACGTAGGAGCGTAGGtaaaactcaatgaactgattgactctttctgtttgtccatctgaCTCTGGGTGATATGCCAAAGAGaacgctggtttgactccaagccGCTGATATAGTGCTCtcaggaatttccctgtgaaggTGGTCCCTCAATCCAAGACGGTTTTGACAGGCagctgtcgtagacacactcgataccagggaatttattcccattttctcgattttgaacgaaggcaaacggagaacattttcgatcacgtgaccccggcgcttatatcatacgctaagcgccgagccacgtccccttccgcgcttacctcagcacacgtagccacctccacctgatgacatcactatgacacgtcagtgacacgtatgcatgagtaaggccgactacggaacggggttcttatttgatacggtattgcatatagttgtatttgtaattagatagctctgtaatatataaggaggccaaccgaccatggtaacacccaggtcgattacctcttgtcgcatccccacttgtacgaggccttacagccagataaCTAGGTAGCTCCACaaacgccttaagcgttgactccgctgtacatacgtagcttgccattgcccatacggccttggtcattgtagtttagtagttagacgtcgtagggtagatctcgccgccttaagcggtacttATTGTACttccacacggccacaagcgcccgcaccctcgacgtccttacagacgtctaggacactaggtaatcaaccttaagtcggttgcaaaccgtgcccaccagcacacACACTTAGTCCAACAACGAGAAggcccctagtactagcacaagggaaatcggGTGATCGGGATCGCCTttcgctgtcaataatcaaaccagcgtcgtccccacccagtaccaaattgctataaggctaacgggttctaatcatccgcataccaccggtcgccgcacccttcgttagcaaccctagacagccaatccacccgcttgcagaagcactgccccgcatcacgcccgtccacggcagttgatcagggtaagaactgtccaacgctaggccggttgaggcaagggtttagcgtatacatacgataaagcgctcataagtcctgatataggcaccactaGTCCCCACACACCgtcaccattacctcccgcacccCCCCCCGTTCTTCCTCCCGGGCAtcctcccacgctggccggtcctaccccacacatcccatggcaacccgctcccggccgccctcttgagcccgctcccctatCGATcagggagagctgggacccttcattccgccagcctcccctgagcttggcgAAGTCTCACTCGagcgggtcatccgcctTCTCTGGgggctccaatcccaagtcaaccgcATTGAGCGGACCCTCTCGGAACAAGCCAAAGTTAGCCGAGAGGTTCAAACCAATGTCGAGAATATCTTGCAAACagtcgatgttgtcaaggatgggcttgcccagctcCAACACGCCCGGGGCCCTCataccccagaagaacaaaaaccccccgCGGTCGAGGAAACTCCTAGGGCTGCGCCCAAAGCAGAGCCTgttggcaaggctcaaccattcctcggggccccagcccctatCATCCCCACAGGGGCCCCTAGGCGCGACCCCCTATCACTCTTCAATCCCTACCCTTCCTCGTCCTTCCCTTCAGGACCGCCTCCAGCAGccccccaaggacctccaccagcgcctgTCACTGCCCCGGCGttgcctccagccccctccactgtaaaggtggaccacccagatgccttcaaaggcaagatAGGCTCggaggccaagcaatggctaacccgcatgttggcctgggtttgCCTCAACCAGAGGCAGTTCCCCTTGGACTTGGAGGTCCTCAGCTTCCTTCTCATGAATATGGAGGAAGcagctggggcctgggcccatccccacctggaccaactagggtcccattgCGCGCTCATCCAAACCGTGGATGAGTTCAAAGTCGAATTCCTGGCTGCATTCGGAGACCCGGACG
Encoded proteins:
- a CDS encoding ribonuclease — encoded protein: MSFLGYYTEKPKVTRFPTFQSQSTGPQSPRTPPANVRWSSTSNKRAAPSKSEFHEDVPNYHERPCLAPSNDPFVTPQNFDEYGAELDANARVWKTYVKESDEFDMDLVDGWNRFVLESSKLLQEDPADATAQTLETISQTLLFIAHGNESIAAQSTGLEALDIDNKEFVPDPVAVCINVLWFLSLALSVAASLTTVPTGKKAATALGRNGEVEDARVVNVSSVINAYVSL
- a CDS encoding Retrotransposable element Tf2 protein, with the protein product MSKEQMARSQGTVPEYSIGKKVWLDGKNIELRTNSNKLDPKQLGPFKLPETLKIHNVFYVGLLSRSHKSPNQPFLEQPPPETIEGEEEYKVKQIIDSKQQQGKWFYLIKWKGYRPEDNSWEPEELLEHSQEEIKQFNQARLKKACDSAKSL
- a CDS encoding Retrotransposable element Tf2 protein — protein: MGINSLVSRKFLRALYQRLGVKPAFSLAYHPESDGQTERVNQFIEFYLRSYVAANHSNWAAWLPLAEYAYNNAKHAATGKTPFELVYGRNLVMNPSNVPANVLEADAVADTLA